One Sparus aurata chromosome 5, fSpaAur1.1, whole genome shotgun sequence genomic window carries:
- the bri3bp gene encoding BRI3-binding protein, whose protein sequence is MKGIRFIVVFLVLSACFLCTTEAARSRTSNQNSFRRAANGIYQTLSSVFGEDNIRGLYKFFSKTTERFVHGVDSFLDTIWKIWSDLLDVMGIDSSNLSHYFSPTSLTNSPARALLLVAAVLLAYWFLSMFLGGFFYLLHAVFGRFFWLARVTLFALSCLYILQKFEGDPERAVLPLCFIMAVYFMTGPVGAYWRRGGGAGSLEEKIDHLDTQIRLLNIRLSRVIDGLERPGEQ, encoded by the exons ATGAAGGGAATCAGGTTCATCGTGGTTTTCTTGGTGCTTTCCGCGTGTTTTCTATGCACAACCGAAGCGGCCAGAAGCAGGACCAGCAACCAGAACAGCTTCCGACGGGCAGCTAATGGCATCTACCAGACTCTGAGCAGTGTTTTCGGGGAGGACAACATCAGAGGGTTATACAAG TTTTTCTCCAAAACGACGGAGCGGTTTGTCCATGGAGTGGACTCTTTTCTCGATACAATCTGGAAGATCTGGTCAGATTTGCTGGATGTGATGGGCATCGACT CCTCAAACCTCAGCCACTACTTCAGCCCCACGTCTCTCACCAACTCTCCAGCACGTGCCCTTCTCCTGGTCGCCGCTGTGCTCTTGGCCTACTGGTTCCTTTCCATGTTCCTGGGGGGTTTCTTTTACCTGCTGCACGCTGTGTTCGGCCGCTTCTTCTGGCTAGCACGTGTCACGCTCTTCGCCCTGTCCTGCCTCTACATCCTGCAGAAGTTTGAGGGTGACCCTGAGCGCGCGGTGCTGCCGCTGTGCTTCATCATGGCGGTGTATTTCATGACAGGGCCTGTGGGAGCATACTGGCGTCGGGGAGGAGGTGCAGGTTCATTGGAAGAGAAAATCGACCACCTGGACACTCAGATCAGGC